One genomic region from Frateuria soli encodes:
- a CDS encoding sulfotransferase family 2 domain-containing protein — MIVSHKHKFIFLKTNKTAGTSIEIALSKFCGPDDIITPISPVDEETRQRLGYRGPQNFHAPWSDYGLRDIAALLLKGRRKSRFFNHITGRMVRQYIGEDVWNSYYKFCFERNPYDRVISHYYWCNRTEPRPPLSSFIHSPQALGLKHRGYEVYTLDGQVAVDRVCRYESIAEELEEVRKAIGLPEPLVLPRAKSSHRADTRSYREVLGEEERDWVTSMFGDELRLLGYHF, encoded by the coding sequence ATGATCGTTTCGCACAAGCACAAGTTCATTTTCCTGAAGACCAACAAGACTGCCGGCACGTCGATCGAGATCGCGTTGTCCAAGTTCTGTGGTCCGGACGACATCATTACGCCGATCTCGCCCGTGGACGAAGAGACCCGGCAAAGGCTCGGATACCGGGGCCCACAGAATTTCCATGCGCCATGGAGCGATTACGGCCTGCGGGATATAGCCGCATTGCTGCTCAAGGGGCGGCGCAAATCGCGTTTTTTCAATCACATTACCGGCCGGATGGTGCGTCAATATATCGGCGAGGACGTGTGGAACAGTTATTACAAGTTCTGTTTCGAGCGCAATCCGTACGACCGGGTCATTTCGCATTATTACTGGTGCAATCGCACCGAGCCGCGGCCGCCGCTTTCGAGCTTCATCCACTCGCCACAGGCGCTTGGCCTCAAGCATCGCGGATACGAGGTCTACACCCTCGACGGCCAGGTCGCGGTCGATCGCGTCTGCCGCTATGAATCGATCGCGGAAGAACTGGAAGAGGTCAGGAAGGCCATCGGGCTGCCCGAGCCGTTGGTACTCCCTCGCGCCAAGTCCAGCCACCGCGCCGACACCCGCAGCTACCGCGAGGTGCTGGGCGAGGAGGAGCGCGACTGGGTGACCAGCATGTTCGGCGACGAGCTTCGCCTGCTCGGCTACCACTTCTGA
- a CDS encoding sulfotransferase: MNQRLNDWIPEPLRRGGRSVRQFYRHRSAKPCPRPVLIGGNQKSGTTAIAALLAKATGLRFSNDPFWSIACLDANASVVADLLARRQHIGHIVRRYPAYFSAEIIKDPNFSYVYPQLSECFPRSPQVFIVRDPRQNIRSILDRLGIDGQLDTLGTDQRRALAAGWRAFLDGEGLDIDQGNHVERLAQRWNIVVDRFLERSDAIRLVRYEDFLADKAGCIGELAGHLGLAVRHDIRAEQDRQFQPRGNRAITPEAFFSGRNLAAIESICAGGMARFGYAPRM, translated from the coding sequence ATGAACCAGCGCCTGAATGACTGGATACCGGAGCCGCTGCGCCGCGGTGGACGTAGCGTCCGCCAGTTCTACCGCCACCGGAGTGCCAAACCCTGCCCCCGGCCGGTGCTCATCGGCGGTAACCAGAAATCCGGCACGACGGCGATCGCCGCGTTGCTGGCCAAGGCAACCGGCCTGCGCTTCAGCAACGATCCGTTCTGGTCCATCGCCTGCCTCGACGCGAACGCGTCGGTGGTGGCCGACCTGTTGGCCAGGCGCCAGCACATCGGCCACATCGTGCGTCGCTACCCGGCCTATTTCAGTGCCGAGATCATCAAGGATCCGAACTTCTCCTACGTCTACCCGCAGTTGAGCGAATGCTTCCCGCGCTCGCCGCAGGTATTCATCGTGCGGGATCCACGGCAGAACATCCGCAGCATCCTCGACCGGCTGGGTATCGATGGCCAGCTCGATACGCTGGGGACCGACCAGCGCCGCGCGCTGGCCGCAGGCTGGCGCGCGTTCCTGGACGGCGAGGGTCTCGACATCGACCAAGGAAACCACGTCGAGCGGCTCGCCCAGCGGTGGAACATCGTGGTCGATCGCTTCCTCGAGCGCAGCGACGCCATCCGGCTGGTCCGCTACGAGGACTTCCTTGCGGACAAGGCCGGCTGCATCGGCGAACTGGCCGGGCACCTGGGGCTGGCCGTCCGCCACGACATCCGCGCCGAGCAGGACCGCCAGTTCCAGCCACGCGGCAACCGCGCCATCACGCCGGAAGCATTCTTCAGCGGGCGCAACCTGGCGGCGATCGAATCCATCTGTGCCGGAGGGATGGCGCGATTCGGCTATGCGCCCCGGATGTAG
- a CDS encoding right-handed parallel beta-helix repeat-containing protein produces the protein MIAAASLSLSAVALPAAAASWWSANPSISIGSTTINVRNKGALGNGTHDDTAAFQAAIDALPQSGGTVTVPAGRYMINAVKSIRMRSHTRLLLQDGAELRVIPNKEAWHYAIRAWGVNNVVINGGKIVGERAQHKGTTGEWGMGVSILGSKNVLVKDVNVSQFWGDGLYVGAQRGTRSDYVTINHVVSTGNRRQGLSITPAAHVYVVNSTFSDTHGTLPQAGVDIEPQNEGKTESIRLENNTMTGNKGNGIELHANISGITITRNQLTDNRGFGVLAVSAPYLTINANHATRNGLAGVGLTGTTHHSGVLNNTLQYNSTNYMSPTKAGGGKARDIQIGKSTYSITNSNNTLSPTR, from the coding sequence ATGATCGCCGCCGCGTCGCTGTCCCTGTCTGCCGTGGCGCTTCCGGCCGCTGCCGCAAGCTGGTGGTCGGCCAACCCCAGCATCTCGATCGGCTCCACCACCATCAACGTGCGCAACAAGGGCGCGCTGGGCAACGGCACGCACGACGATACGGCCGCGTTCCAGGCCGCCATCGACGCCCTGCCCCAGAGCGGCGGCACCGTGACGGTTCCTGCGGGGCGCTACATGATCAATGCGGTCAAGTCGATCCGCATGCGCTCGCACACCCGCCTGCTGCTGCAGGATGGGGCCGAACTGCGCGTCATCCCCAACAAGGAGGCCTGGCACTACGCGATTCGCGCCTGGGGCGTGAACAACGTGGTCATCAACGGCGGCAAGATCGTCGGCGAGCGCGCCCAGCACAAGGGCACCACCGGCGAGTGGGGCATGGGTGTGAGCATCCTGGGCAGCAAGAACGTGCTCGTGAAGGACGTGAACGTCTCCCAGTTCTGGGGTGACGGCCTCTACGTCGGCGCCCAGCGCGGTACCCGCTCCGATTACGTGACGATCAACCACGTGGTGTCCACCGGCAATCGCCGCCAGGGCCTGTCGATCACCCCCGCCGCGCACGTCTACGTGGTCAACAGCACCTTCAGCGACACCCACGGCACGCTGCCCCAGGCCGGCGTGGACATCGAGCCGCAGAACGAGGGCAAGACCGAATCGATCCGGCTCGAGAACAACACGATGACCGGCAACAAGGGCAACGGCATCGAACTGCACGCCAACATTTCCGGCATCACCATCACCAGGAACCAGCTCACCGATAACCGCGGCTTCGGCGTACTGGCGGTCAGCGCGCCGTACCTGACCATCAATGCCAACCATGCCACCCGCAACGGGCTGGCCGGCGTGGGCCTGACCGGAACGACCCACCATTCGGGCGTGCTCAACAACACGCTCCAGTACAACAGCACCAACTACATGTCGCCGACCAAGGCCGGCGGCGGCAAGGCCCGCGACATCCAGATCGGCAAGAGCACCTATTCGATCACCAACAGCAACAACACGCTTTCGCCGACCCGGTAA
- a CDS encoding glycosyltransferase family 2 protein: MDLSVVIPSYRSGHLVKRAVESALAEGVAPENVVVVEDGVFDETASVVASLPGVRLITLRENRGAPNARNVGLENVATKYVMFLDADDYVEGGLLRGLVQALDQEASDVAIGPWRYAGEGRQPGMLRAPHKLSNAEWIFSWTRLHFFPPCCVAWNARSIRRIGAWDARLKKNQDGELMIRAFVKGLRVSVSGSGQGVYWQHASPHRVTNAKIDDLLHATEVIFRQLEAWVGSHAEKDFPESNRNALGRYCCVTAWHAFAHDRKESGMQWLAKARAYGFRNKGYNNKTSFLAAFLGISLSSKARARFEQSGLFYKLRYKR; the protein is encoded by the coding sequence ATGGATTTAAGTGTCGTCATTCCTTCCTACAGATCCGGCCACCTGGTCAAGCGGGCGGTCGAATCGGCCCTCGCGGAGGGAGTTGCGCCGGAAAACGTCGTGGTCGTCGAAGACGGTGTATTCGACGAAACCGCCAGCGTCGTGGCCAGTCTCCCTGGCGTCCGGCTGATCACCCTGCGCGAGAACCGCGGGGCACCCAACGCAAGGAACGTAGGCCTGGAGAACGTCGCGACCAAGTACGTCATGTTCCTGGACGCCGACGACTACGTGGAAGGCGGCCTGCTCCGGGGCCTGGTTCAGGCGCTGGATCAGGAAGCTTCGGACGTGGCGATCGGGCCATGGCGCTACGCCGGCGAAGGCCGGCAGCCAGGCATGCTGCGCGCGCCGCACAAACTGAGCAACGCCGAATGGATCTTTTCCTGGACGCGGCTGCATTTCTTTCCCCCATGCTGCGTGGCGTGGAACGCCCGCAGCATTCGCCGCATCGGTGCCTGGGACGCGCGGCTGAAAAAAAACCAGGACGGCGAGCTCATGATCCGGGCGTTCGTCAAGGGACTGAGGGTCTCGGTATCGGGTTCGGGCCAGGGCGTCTACTGGCAGCATGCCTCTCCCCATCGGGTCACCAACGCGAAGATCGACGACCTGCTGCACGCCACCGAGGTCATTTTCCGGCAGCTGGAGGCCTGGGTCGGCTCCCACGCGGAAAAGGATTTCCCTGAGAGCAACCGCAACGCGCTGGGAAGGTATTGCTGTGTGACCGCCTGGCACGCCTTTGCGCATGACCGCAAGGAGAGCGGCATGCAGTGGTTGGCCAAGGCCAGGGCGTATGGCTTCCGCAACAAGGGCTACAACAACAAGACCTCGTTTCTTGCCGCCTTCCTTGGCATCAGCCTTTCGTCCAAGGCGCGCGCCCGCTTCGAGCAGTCCGGCCTTTTCTACAAGTTGCGATACAAGCGATGA
- a CDS encoding right-handed parallel beta-helix repeat-containing protein has product MLALATLALSAVAVPAFAATQWWSSTPIVTIGKDATVDVRTKGALGDGVHNDTAAFQAAIDSLPATGGTVKVPAGRYMIDAEKSIRMRSHTRLLLDPNAALVVIPNSVGRSRLIRVWKVTDVRIVGGSMEGDRAQHMGTSGEWGMGIDIIAAKNVVVKGVRLANFWGDGIYIGATGSGSTLNRSEYVTIAGVVSDNNRRQGLSITPASHVYVVDSTFSNTNGTLPEAGIDIEPMTQGPTDNIRLENNTLTGNHGNGIEMHVNISDIAIVGNSMSGNRGFGALGVGSSYITYTGNNMTQNGLAAIGMTGTAHDNLITGNTLQYNSTRYMLPTRAGGGLDRDLQIGSQAYNVSVSGNLFSNPKYNDYTR; this is encoded by the coding sequence ATGCTGGCGCTGGCCACGCTTGCGCTTTCCGCCGTCGCCGTGCCCGCCTTCGCGGCTACCCAGTGGTGGAGCTCCACGCCGATCGTCACGATCGGCAAGGACGCGACCGTCGACGTGCGCACCAAGGGTGCCCTGGGCGACGGCGTGCACAACGATACGGCCGCCTTCCAGGCCGCTATCGATTCGCTGCCGGCCACCGGCGGTACCGTCAAGGTGCCGGCCGGGCGCTACATGATCGACGCCGAGAAATCGATCCGCATGCGCTCGCACACGCGCCTGCTGCTCGACCCGAATGCTGCGCTCGTGGTGATCCCCAACAGCGTCGGCCGTTCGCGCCTGATCCGCGTGTGGAAAGTGACCGACGTGCGTATCGTCGGCGGGTCGATGGAAGGTGACCGCGCACAGCACATGGGCACCAGCGGCGAGTGGGGCATGGGCATCGACATCATCGCCGCCAAGAACGTCGTGGTGAAGGGCGTGCGCCTGGCGAACTTCTGGGGCGACGGCATCTACATCGGCGCCACCGGCAGCGGCAGCACGCTCAATCGTTCCGAGTACGTGACCATCGCGGGCGTGGTGTCCGACAACAACCGCCGCCAGGGCCTGTCGATCACCCCCGCGTCGCACGTGTACGTGGTCGACAGCACGTTCAGCAACACCAACGGCACGCTGCCGGAAGCGGGCATCGACATCGAGCCGATGACCCAGGGGCCGACCGACAACATCCGTCTGGAGAACAACACGCTCACCGGCAACCACGGCAACGGCATCGAGATGCACGTAAACATCTCGGACATCGCCATCGTGGGCAACAGCATGAGCGGCAACCGCGGCTTCGGTGCGCTGGGCGTGGGCTCCTCGTACATCACCTACACCGGCAACAACATGACCCAGAACGGCCTGGCCGCCATCGGCATGACCGGTACCGCGCACGACAACCTGATCACGGGCAATACGTTGCAGTACAACAGCACCCGCTACATGTTGCCGACCAGGGCCGGTGGCGGGCTGGACCGCGACCTGCAGATCGGTAGCCAGGCCTACAACGTGTCCGTGTCCGGCAACCTGTTCTCCAATCCCAAGTACAACGACTACACCCGTTAA
- a CDS encoding class I SAM-dependent methyltransferase, with product MNRSAATLGHVHYSSSRNAWVGYTAYVQDLIIRCGARHVLELGGGANPAIPLDFLQQHAVEYTVLDISETELAKAPAGYHKVCGDIGSTQLSFEGIEGRHDLVFSKMLAEHVKNGEQMHRNVFRLLAPGGKAIHYFPTLYAPPFVANLLMPEPLADRLLQWLEPGREKEGKKGKFPAYYSWCRGPTQRQLARLQSLGYVVDEYIGFFGHHAYYRRIPGVRRMHQWLSSWLVEHPVAALTSASYVVLSKPVETITMIEA from the coding sequence ATGAACCGATCGGCAGCAACACTGGGACACGTCCACTACAGCTCGTCCAGGAACGCCTGGGTCGGCTACACCGCATACGTGCAGGACCTCATCATCCGCTGCGGCGCGCGTCACGTGCTGGAGCTGGGAGGCGGCGCCAATCCCGCGATACCACTGGATTTCCTGCAGCAGCACGCCGTGGAATACACCGTGCTGGACATTTCCGAAACCGAACTGGCCAAGGCGCCGGCGGGCTATCACAAGGTCTGTGGCGACATCGGTTCGACGCAGTTGTCGTTCGAAGGCATCGAGGGCCGCCACGACCTGGTGTTCAGCAAGATGCTGGCAGAGCACGTGAAAAACGGCGAGCAGATGCACCGCAACGTCTTTCGCCTGCTGGCCCCGGGCGGCAAGGCGATCCACTATTTTCCGACCCTGTATGCGCCTCCCTTCGTGGCCAACCTGCTCATGCCCGAGCCGCTTGCCGACCGTCTGCTGCAGTGGCTGGAGCCCGGTCGCGAGAAGGAGGGCAAGAAGGGCAAGTTTCCCGCCTACTACAGCTGGTGCCGTGGCCCGACGCAGAGGCAGTTGGCCCGCTTGCAAAGCCTGGGCTACGTCGTCGACGAGTACATCGGATTCTTTGGCCACCACGCCTACTACCGGCGCATCCCCGGCGTGCGCAGGATGCACCAATGGCTGTCCTCGTGGCTGGTCGAACATCCGGTGGCGGCACTTACCAGCGCGTCGTACGTGGTGCTGAGCAAGCCCGTGGAGACGATCACGATGATCGAGGCATAG
- a CDS encoding right-handed parallel beta-helix repeat-containing protein gives MLALAALAVAVPAVPAFAATQWWSATPQVQIGKDAKVNVRNKGAKGDGVHNDTAAFQAAIDSLPASGGTVVVPAGRYMIDAEKSIRMRSHTRLLLDPSAELVVIPNSVGRSRLIRVWNVTDVRIVGGSMTGDRAKHMGTSGEWGMGIDIIASKNVVVKGVHLSEFWGDGLYIGAKGSGRYLKVSENVTILNVVSDHNRRQGLSITPAKNVYVVNSTFSNTRGTLPEAGIDIEPQVQGPTSSIRLENNTFIGNHGNGIELHTNISDIAIVNNKMTSNRGFGVLSVGASNLKIERNQATQNMLAAVGITHSAHDVEIRDNVLQYNSTRYMSAAKSGGGLDRDLQIGSQAYRVSRAGNTYSNPKYND, from the coding sequence ATGCTCGCGCTTGCCGCGCTTGCGGTCGCAGTCCCCGCCGTGCCTGCTTTCGCGGCCACCCAGTGGTGGAGTGCCACTCCGCAGGTCCAGATCGGCAAGGACGCCAAGGTCAATGTCCGCAACAAGGGCGCAAAGGGTGATGGCGTGCATAACGACACGGCCGCTTTCCAGGCCGCGATCGATTCGCTGCCTGCCTCCGGGGGCACCGTGGTGGTTCCGGCCGGCCGTTACATGATCGATGCGGAGAAGTCGATCCGCATGCGCTCGCATACCCGCCTGCTGCTCGATCCGAGCGCCGAACTGGTCGTGATTCCCAACAGCGTCGGCCGCTCGCGCCTGATCCGCGTGTGGAACGTGACCGACGTGCGCATCGTCGGTGGCTCGATGACGGGCGACCGCGCCAAGCACATGGGTACCAGTGGCGAATGGGGCATGGGCATCGACATCATCGCCTCGAAGAACGTGGTGGTGAAGGGTGTGCACCTGTCCGAGTTCTGGGGCGACGGCCTCTACATCGGCGCCAAGGGCAGCGGCCGCTACCTGAAGGTCTCCGAGAACGTCACCATCCTCAACGTGGTGTCCGACCATAACCGTCGCCAGGGTCTGTCCATCACCCCGGCCAAGAACGTCTACGTGGTCAACAGCACCTTCAGCAACACCCGCGGCACGCTGCCCGAGGCGGGCATCGACATCGAGCCACAGGTGCAGGGTCCGACCAGCTCGATCCGGCTCGAGAACAACACCTTCATCGGCAACCATGGCAACGGCATCGAACTGCACACCAACATTTCCGACATCGCCATCGTCAACAACAAGATGACCTCCAACCGCGGCTTCGGCGTGTTGTCGGTCGGTGCCTCGAACCTGAAGATCGAGCGCAACCAAGCCACCCAGAACATGCTCGCGGCCGTCGGCATAACGCACAGCGCGCACGACGTGGAGATCCGCGACAACGTCCTGCAGTACAACAGCACCCGCTACATGTCGGCGGCCAAGTCGGGCGGCGGGCTGGACCGCGATCTGCAGATCGGCAGCCAGGCCTACCGGGTCTCGAGGGCGGGCAACACCTACTCCAACCCGAAGTACAACGACTGA
- a CDS encoding right-handed parallel beta-helix repeat-containing protein, translating to MHDAQLPAKPAPRKWNSLLKPLMVGFASLSLSAVALPATAGQWWSATPHVSIGSATINVRDKGARGNGSHNDTAAFQAAINALPDSGGTVVVPAGRYMIDARKSIRMRSHTRLKLKDGAELRVIPNGAAWHYAIRVWNVNNVTIVGGKITGERSRHRGSSGEWGMGISILGSKNVVVTNVHVSDFWGDGLYVGAKHGKRSDYVTINNVVSSHNRRQGLSITPASHVYVVNSTFKDTRGTLPQAGVDIEPQNEGKATNIRLENNTMTGNKGNGIELHNHISGITITRNRLTDNRGFGVLSVSGSYLDIKRNHATRNGLAGVGLTGKSHNASVRNNTLQYNSTNYMSPSKTGGGRARDIKITRSTYAITEANNTLSPKR from the coding sequence TTGCACGACGCCCAGCTACCGGCGAAGCCGGCCCCCCGCAAGTGGAATTCCCTGTTGAAACCCTTGATGGTGGGCTTTGCGTCGCTGTCGCTGTCTGCCGTGGCGCTACCGGCGACTGCCGGTCAATGGTGGTCGGCTACACCCCACGTGTCGATCGGTTCGGCCACCATCAACGTACGCGACAAGGGGGCCAGGGGTAACGGCTCGCATAACGACACGGCCGCCTTCCAGGCCGCGATCAACGCCCTTCCCGACAGTGGCGGCACCGTGGTCGTGCCGGCCGGCCGATACATGATCGATGCCAGGAAGTCGATCCGCATGCGCTCCCATACCCGCCTGAAGCTGAAGGATGGCGCCGAGCTGCGCGTGATTCCCAATGGCGCGGCCTGGCACTACGCGATCCGCGTCTGGAACGTGAACAACGTCACGATCGTCGGCGGCAAGATCACCGGCGAGCGCTCCCGCCACCGCGGCAGCAGCGGCGAATGGGGCATGGGCATCAGCATCCTGGGCAGCAAGAACGTGGTCGTGACAAACGTTCACGTGTCCGATTTCTGGGGGGACGGTCTCTATGTCGGCGCCAAGCATGGCAAGCGCTCGGACTACGTGACCATCAACAACGTCGTCTCTTCGCACAACCGCCGGCAGGGGCTGTCGATCACGCCGGCCTCGCACGTCTATGTGGTCAACAGCACCTTCAAGGATACCCGTGGCACGCTGCCGCAGGCAGGCGTGGACATCGAACCGCAGAATGAAGGCAAGGCGACCAACATCCGGCTCGAGAACAACACGATGACCGGCAACAAGGGCAACGGCATCGAGCTGCACAACCACATTTCCGGGATCACGATCACCAGGAACCGCCTGACGGACAACCGCGGTTTCGGCGTGCTGTCGGTGAGTGGCTCGTACCTCGACATCAAGCGCAACCACGCCACCCGCAATGGCCTGGCCGGCGTCGGCCTGACCGGCAAATCGCACAATGCGTCGGTGCGCAACAACACGCTGCAGTACAACAGCACCAATTACATGTCGCCGAGCAAGACAGGCGGCGGCAGGGCCCGCGACATCAAGATCACGCGCAGCACTTACGCGATCACCGAGGCGAACAACACGCTTTCGCCGAAGCGGTAA
- a CDS encoding lipopolysaccharide biosynthesis protein → MFDMQHVHRDLRRHSVRGAAATMVSQAGMFCVQLAGLALLARLLMPADFGVFGKTVALTGFITVLRSGGLSLATVQRAEVTHAQVSTLFWLNLAVGLAAATLLAALGPLMAWFYRDPRVLWLVVALAGSIFVDSLSIQHTALMQRQMRFGTIGSINVAARIVGFVMAIGSAWQGAGYWALVVQQYGTSLAMLVLVVSSCHWLPDLPRRGSGVRPMVKMGAHQSLSNVLNFANRNMDNILIGRFVSDVALGFYSQAYRLLLLPVQQINSPISSVVVPALSRLQDQPERFARFYYRAMGTMTFLGMPVICFLLVDAHSVIRVVLGEKWLPVVPLFQTLGVAAFMGTFNVAGGWVYSALGQTARRLRQQAFSCPVTIGAFFSGLPWGALGVAAAFSITRVVLVWPALAYCYRGSPITTRGTFTTLIRPATAAIGAGLALWGIRAVAPWRDQPLWVVLDGLIYAAIYMAIWLVVPGGRARLREMKSLLHDLKPKTNQGCAQ, encoded by the coding sequence ATGTTCGACATGCAGCACGTCCACCGCGACCTCCGGCGCCACAGCGTGCGCGGTGCGGCCGCGACGATGGTCAGCCAGGCAGGCATGTTCTGTGTCCAGCTCGCCGGCTTGGCGCTTCTGGCGCGCCTGCTGATGCCGGCCGACTTCGGCGTGTTCGGCAAGACGGTGGCACTCACCGGCTTCATCACCGTGCTGCGCTCGGGGGGGCTTTCGCTTGCCACCGTGCAGCGGGCGGAGGTCACCCACGCGCAGGTCAGTACCCTGTTCTGGCTCAACCTCGCGGTGGGGCTGGCGGCGGCCACGCTGCTGGCCGCGCTCGGCCCGCTGATGGCCTGGTTCTATCGCGATCCGCGCGTGCTCTGGCTTGTCGTGGCGCTGGCTGGATCGATCTTCGTCGACAGCCTGAGCATCCAGCACACCGCGTTGATGCAGCGGCAAATGCGGTTCGGCACGATCGGATCGATCAACGTCGCCGCACGCATCGTGGGATTCGTCATGGCCATTGGCAGCGCGTGGCAGGGCGCCGGCTACTGGGCGCTGGTGGTGCAGCAGTACGGCACCAGCCTGGCGATGCTCGTGCTGGTGGTATCGAGTTGCCATTGGCTGCCGGATCTGCCGCGCCGGGGCAGCGGCGTGCGGCCGATGGTGAAGATGGGTGCGCATCAGAGCCTGTCCAACGTGCTCAACTTCGCCAACCGCAACATGGACAACATCCTGATCGGCCGCTTCGTGTCGGATGTTGCGCTGGGCTTCTACAGCCAGGCCTACCGACTGCTGCTGCTGCCGGTGCAGCAGATCAATTCGCCGATTTCGTCCGTGGTGGTGCCCGCCCTCAGCCGGCTGCAGGACCAGCCCGAACGCTTCGCGCGCTTCTATTACCGCGCGATGGGGACGATGACTTTCCTGGGCATGCCGGTCATCTGCTTCCTGCTGGTGGACGCACACTCGGTGATCCGGGTGGTCCTGGGCGAGAAATGGCTGCCGGTGGTGCCGCTGTTCCAGACCCTGGGCGTGGCCGCCTTCATGGGCACCTTCAACGTCGCCGGTGGCTGGGTCTACAGCGCGTTGGGCCAGACGGCGCGTCGGCTGCGCCAGCAGGCGTTTTCGTGCCCGGTAACCATCGGGGCGTTCTTCTCCGGCCTGCCCTGGGGCGCGCTGGGTGTAGCCGCCGCCTTCAGCATCACGCGCGTCGTGCTGGTTTGGCCGGCGCTGGCCTATTGCTATCGCGGCTCGCCGATCACTACCCGCGGCACTTTCACCACCCTGATCCGCCCCGCCACGGCGGCGATCGGGGCCGGACTCGCGCTGTGGGGCATCCGCGCCGTGGCGCCCTGGCGCGACCAGCCGTTGTGGGTCGTGCTCGACGGGTTGATCTATGCCGCCATCTACATGGCGATCTGGCTGGTCGTGCCTGGCGGGCGCGCTCGCCTGCGCGAGATGAAGAGCCTCCTCCACGACCTGAAACCAAAGACGAACCAGGGGTGCGCGCAATGA
- a CDS encoding glycosyltransferase family 2 protein, which yields MELSIVIPSYRSERTIKRTIDSAIAEGVPPGNIIVVEDGVFDDTARVVRACEGVQLVTLEKNRGAPAARNVGLDKVATEYVMFLDADDYVENGLLSGLVRVLEQENGDVAIGPWRYDGEGRPRGVARIPGKLSNDEWICHWVRPVFFPPCSVAWRTSSVRRIGAWDEQLRTNDDGEIMIRAFLKGLAVSVSSTGNGVYWQHPSPYRVSIAKIDDLLHATEVVFRQLEPWAGPGVRKDIRQSNRSALGRYCCVTAWNAFAHDRNEVGMKWRARARAYGFNARGYSYATSLLAAFLGIRLSSKLKDRFLRPASFYKTISQRWGVAR from the coding sequence ATGGAACTGAGTATCGTCATTCCTTCGTATCGATCCGAACGAACCATCAAGCGGACGATTGACTCGGCCATTGCCGAGGGTGTCCCGCCCGGGAACATCATCGTGGTCGAGGATGGCGTGTTCGACGACACTGCCAGGGTGGTGCGCGCCTGCGAAGGCGTTCAGCTCGTGACGCTGGAGAAAAACAGGGGCGCGCCTGCCGCCCGGAACGTCGGCCTGGACAAGGTGGCGACCGAGTACGTCATGTTCCTCGACGCGGACGACTATGTGGAGAACGGCCTCCTGAGCGGACTCGTGCGCGTGCTCGAACAGGAGAACGGAGATGTAGCGATCGGACCGTGGCGCTACGACGGCGAGGGACGCCCGAGGGGCGTGGCACGCATCCCCGGCAAGTTGAGCAACGATGAGTGGATCTGCCATTGGGTCAGGCCGGTGTTCTTCCCGCCATGCAGCGTGGCATGGAGAACAAGCAGCGTCCGCCGCATTGGCGCCTGGGACGAGCAGCTGCGAACCAACGACGACGGCGAAATCATGATCCGGGCGTTTTTGAAAGGCCTGGCTGTCTCGGTATCGAGTACCGGCAACGGCGTCTATTGGCAGCATCCCTCGCCCTACCGGGTGAGCATCGCCAAGATCGACGACCTGCTGCACGCCACCGAAGTGGTGTTCAGGCAGCTTGAACCATGGGCCGGCCCGGGCGTCCGCAAGGACATCCGGCAAAGCAACCGGAGCGCACTTGGAAGGTACTGTTGCGTGACCGCGTGGAACGCCTTCGCGCACGACCGCAACGAGGTCGGCATGAAGTGGAGGGCGAGGGCCAGGGCTTACGGATTCAACGCACGGGGCTACAGCTACGCCACGTCGCTGCTTGCCGCCTTCCTGGGAATACGGTTGTCGTCCAAGCTGAAAGACCGCTTCCTGCGGCCGGCGTCCTTCTACAAGACCATCTCTCAGCGATGGGGTGTCGCGCGGTAG